The Deltaproteobacteria bacterium HGW-Deltaproteobacteria-18 nucleotide sequence GTCGGCGCGCCGGGCGCGGCATCGTGCACGGAATCCCGATGATGCCACGGATTGAAGACCGCCCCGGACGGAGAGTTTTTAAGCAGTTTCATGAAAGCATGCATGGGCTCTGCGCTACACATTGGCTGGCTCCGGTGCAAGGCCCGACAAACAAGGACCAAGATGATCGAAGTCATCCATTACCCGCTTTTCATCTTTACGGCCGTGACCCTGAATCTCTATCCCGGCCCGGACACCCTCTACATCCTGAGCCGCAGCACGGCTCAGGGCCGCGCCGCAGGAATCGCATCGGCCCTTGGAATTTCCAGCGGATGCGTGATCCACACGCTGCTCGGCGCCCTGGGACTGGCCGCCGTGGTCATGGCCTCGGCCACGGCCTACCAGATGATCAAATGGGCCGGGGCGGCCTATCTCGTCTATCTTGGCCTGACCATGATGCGGACGGGCTCCGAAGACGCCTCACATGCCGGGCCCGGAAGGCAAACCCCGGGCCGCATCTATGTCCAGGGCGTGATCACCAGCGTGCTCAATCCCAAGGTGGCGCTGTTCTTCATGGCACTCATCCCGCAGTTCATCGCCCCGGGCGCCGCCCATCCCGGCCTGTCCTTTCTGGCGCTGGGCCTGACTTTCGTCACCACCAGCACGCTGTGGAGCCTTGTCCTGGCCATGGCCGCCGGGACGTTACACCGGCGACTGGCCGGCGGGTCAGGCTCACGCTGGCTCAGACGCCTGGGCGCAGGTCTGCTGGTCGGCCTTGGAGCGCGGCTGGCTTTTTCCGACTAGGTCTTGACGCGCCCCCCTGCGGAGTTACCCTTCTTCCTTGCGACCGAACGACCGGCCTCACGGAGAGCAACTCATGAACACGACCTCAAATCTCAAGATCGGCCTTGCCCTGGGCAGCGGCTCTTCACGCGGCTGGGCCCACATCGGCATCATCCGGGCTCTGGCGGAGCAGGGCATACGCCCGGATATCGTCTGCGGAACCTCTGTCGGGGCGCTTGTCGGCGCAGCCCACGTCGCAGGCAATCTGGACAGACTCGAAGAGTGGGTCCGCTCCCTGACACGGCTTGAAACCGCAAGCTTTTTTGAACTGAACTCCTCTTTCACAGGATTCGTGAACACCTCAAGGCTGCGCAAATTTCTGGAGAGGCACGTGGCCAAAGCGGACACGCGCATCGAGAACATGGCCATGCAATACGGTTCCGTGGCCACGGATCTGGAATCCGGTCGCGAGATATGGTTCACCAAAGGGCCAATGCTGGAAGCCGTGTGGGCCTCCATCTCCCTGCCGGGGCTTTTTCCGGCCATCCGGCACGAAGGCCGCTGGCTCGTGGATGGCGGTCTGGTCAACCCGGTGCCGGTCTCGGTCTGCCGTGCCCTCGGGGCCGACGTTGTCATCGGCGTAAACCTCAACGGCGACATCGTGGGCAAGCATCTGGCGAAGACGCCAAAAAAGGAAAAGAAGAACGGCGTGGCCGAAGCGTTCTCGAATCTGGTCAAGGAATATGCAGGGCCTCTCTTTTCTTTTTCCGAAGAGCAAGACGAACCCCCGGGCCTCTTCGACGCCATCGCCGGTTCCGTGAATATCGCCCAGGAACGCATCACGCGCAGTCGCCTTGCCGGAGACCCTCCGGAGATCCTGCTCGCGCCCAAGCTCTCGCACATCGGACTACTGGAGCTCTTCAGGGCCGAAGAAGCCATTGAAGAAGGCAGAAAATGCGTTCAACGCGCCATGCCCGAGATCGACTTTCTGCTGCAAAAAATGTGACCTTCACCATCTTTCCAAATGCCCTGACAACATGTCCAAGGAGGCTCCATGCCCATATTGCGTTTTGTTCTTTTCTTCCTGTTCATCGCCCTGCAGGCTCAGGCCGCGCAGGTGCGCATCTCGGACACGGACTACCGCGCCTATCGGACGCTGACCCTTGAAACGGGCCTTGAGGTGCTGCTGGTGCACGACGAGCGCGCCTCCAAGGCCGCGGCCGCCCTGGCCCTGCCCGTGGGCAGCCTCGACAATCCGGACTCCCAGCCCGGGCTGGCCCATTACCTGGAACACATGCTCTTTCTGGGCTCCAAGGCCTACCCCGGCCCCGAGGAGTATCAGGCCTTCATCACCAGAAACGGCGGCCAGACCAACGCGGCCACGGGCTACACCTCCACCACGTACATGATGGAGGTCGATCCCCCCGCCTTTGCCGAGGCCCTGCGGCGCATGGCCGACACCCTGGCCCATCCCCTCCTGGACCCGGTCTATTCGGACAAGGAGAGAAACGCGGTCAACGCCGAGATGGAATCCAAGAAGCACAGCGATGGCCGCCGCCTGGCCATGCTGACCCTCTCGACCCTGAACCCTGAGCATCCGGGCACCCGCTTCACGGGCGGCAACCTCGAAACCCTGTCCGACAAGCCGGGCAGCCTCCTGCACGAAGAGTTGGTTCGCTTTCACGGCACCTGGTACTCGGCAAACCTGATGAAGGGCGTACTTTACGGACCCCAAAGCCTGGACGAGCTCGAAGCCCTGGCCAGACGGGAGCTCGCCGTCATCCCCGACCGCAAGGCCACGGTGGCCGTTCCCACGGTGCCCCCGGCCACGGACGACGAAAAGGGCGTGATCATCGGGGTGCGGCCCGTACGCGAGACCCGCAGCCTGAGCATCGAATTCGTCCTGCCCCAGGCTTTGGACGACCATCGCACCAAGCCCCTGCAGGTCGTGTCCGCCGTGCTCGGCACGGAGACCTCGCATTCCCTGATCGAGGTGCTGCGCAACAAGGGGCTGGCGCTGTCCCTGAGCGCCGGCGGCGACACCACCAGCCTTCGCAACGGCGTGACCCTGTCCCTCTACGTGCAGCTTACCGAAGAAGGCGACAGACGCCGCGACGAGGTCCTGGCCACAGTCTTCGCCTACTTCGACCTGCTGCGCGCCCAGGGACTGAAGCAGGCCTATTTCGATCAGCTGCGCAGCATCTGGAACATGGAGTTCCGCTTCGCCCCCCTGACCAGCGGCTTCGACTACGTCGCCTCCGCCGCCGGGGGGATGCTCCTGCATCCGGTCGAAGACGTGAATTTCGGCTTCTATCGCCTGGATTCCTACGACCGCGAGGCCGTGAACACGGTGATCGAGGCGCTTCGACCCGAAAACGCACGGATCTTTCAGGTCGGCCCGGATCAGCCCGTGGACAGAAAGGCTTTTTTTTACCAGACGCCTTACAGCACAAGGCCCATCGATGAAGGCGATGTCTCCCGCTGGGCCGAACTTTCCGCCGGCATGGATCTGCGTCTTCCGGACCTGAATCCCTTCCTGCCGGACGATTTCTCCCTGGTCGCGCCCAAGGGCGACACACACCCCCGCGAAATCGCAAACAGACCCGGCCTCTCCCTTTGGCACGCCCGCTCGGCGTTCCGTCAGGAGCCCAGAGCCATCCTCATGACCCGGCTGCAGTCCGCCCGGTTCGCGTCCACCATCGAGCAGACGGCCCTGCAGGGCGTACTGCTCGAACTGTGGAGCCAGAAACAGGCGGGCCTGCGCTATCAGGCCATCGAAGCCGGGCTTGGACTGTCGATATCGGGAGACGAAGGCATCGTGATCCGCATTGACGGTTTCAGTCAGCACCAGGCCGACCTCTTGCCCCGGGTGCTCGACTTCCTGAGGCAGGAAGTCACGCCGGAGGATTTCAAGCAGGCCAAGGCGGAACAGCTGCGCGAGCTTGCCAACATGAAAAAGCAGGGCCTCTTCGGCCAGGCCATGGGGGCGATGCGCAATCTGCTCAAAACCCCGTCGTGGGATCACCTTGCTCTCGAAGACGTGACAAAGGGGCTGGCTCCCGAAGACTTCAACCAATACCTGCGCACCGTGCGCCGGGATCTGCGGTTCACGGTCTTTGGCTTCGGCAATGTAACGGGGGAGGAGCTGCAAAAGCTGACACGGGACCTTGAGCCGTTCATAGGCCCCGAAGCAGGCTCGCCCCCGACGGCAACGCGCATCGCGCCCAGACAGGGCGTGACGGCGGATTATCGCAAGGACAGCGTGCTGGAGGACAGCGCGCTGGTCGAACTCTTCCTCGACCCCGCGCCCGGGCCCCGTTCCAAGGCGCGCATGATGCTTCTTGAAGGGCTGCTTTCCCCCCGCTTCTTCAACAGGCTGCGCACCGAGGAGCAGCTTGGTTATGTGGCCACGACCTTTCCGGTCATGTTCGCGCACAATGCCGGGATCGGATTCGGCGTGCAAAGCCCGG carries:
- a CDS encoding lysine transporter LysE, which codes for MIEVIHYPLFIFTAVTLNLYPGPDTLYILSRSTAQGRAAGIASALGISSGCVIHTLLGALGLAAVVMASATAYQMIKWAGAAYLVYLGLTMMRTGSEDASHAGPGRQTPGRIYVQGVITSVLNPKVALFFMALIPQFIAPGAAHPGLSFLALGLTFVTTSTLWSLVLAMAAGTLHRRLAGGSGSRWLRRLGAGLLVGLGARLAFSD
- a CDS encoding patatin, yielding MNTTSNLKIGLALGSGSSRGWAHIGIIRALAEQGIRPDIVCGTSVGALVGAAHVAGNLDRLEEWVRSLTRLETASFFELNSSFTGFVNTSRLRKFLERHVAKADTRIENMAMQYGSVATDLESGREIWFTKGPMLEAVWASISLPGLFPAIRHEGRWLVDGGLVNPVPVSVCRALGADVVIGVNLNGDIVGKHLAKTPKKEKKNGVAEAFSNLVKEYAGPLFSFSEEQDEPPGLFDAIAGSVNIAQERITRSRLAGDPPEILLAPKLSHIGLLELFRAEEAIEEGRKCVQRAMPEIDFLLQKM